From the genome of Pukyongia salina, one region includes:
- a CDS encoding efflux RND transporter periplasmic adaptor subunit, which yields MKKLTISLLLLIVITSCGGDGKSVEAIIESGSLEDIRAKRAEFVTQQQEINSQLEQIDAAIAKLDTVKKLPLVTTFKALARDFDHFLEIQGDVDTKLNIVLYPEYNGVLSRVYVKDGQKVVKGQLLASIDDGGLSQQLAQMEVQANLAKTTFERQERLWNQKIGSEIQYLQAKTNYEAQQNAVNQMKAQLGKTTIRAPFSGIVDDIITEQGTVVSAGQTPVIRLVNLNDMYISAEIPEVYLGSVSEGKDVEVFFPVLGDTVNAKVRQVGNYINPTNRTFKIEVNVPNQNKKIKPNLTAKLKINDYSNPEAILIPQSVLSENANGDQYVYVASNMNGENEAVAKRTFVNTGKTQGDYVEILDGISNGDTVVREGARSVKDGQSIKILKVEVDE from the coding sequence ATGAAAAAACTAACTATTTCTCTGTTGCTTCTTATCGTTATCACCTCTTGCGGAGGTGATGGTAAATCTGTGGAAGCTATCATCGAATCCGGTTCGCTGGAAGACATAAGGGCCAAACGTGCAGAATTTGTTACCCAACAGCAGGAGATCAATTCTCAACTGGAACAGATCGACGCGGCCATCGCAAAGCTGGATACCGTGAAAAAATTACCCCTGGTAACCACCTTTAAAGCGCTAGCCCGGGATTTCGATCATTTTCTGGAGATTCAGGGCGACGTAGACACCAAATTGAACATAGTTCTCTACCCGGAATACAACGGGGTTTTATCCAGGGTTTATGTGAAGGATGGACAAAAAGTAGTGAAAGGTCAACTATTGGCGTCGATAGACGACGGGGGGTTGTCTCAACAACTTGCACAAATGGAAGTACAAGCCAATCTGGCAAAAACCACCTTCGAACGCCAGGAGCGACTTTGGAACCAGAAGATAGGTAGTGAGATCCAGTATTTACAGGCTAAAACCAACTACGAAGCACAGCAAAATGCAGTAAACCAAATGAAGGCACAGCTAGGAAAAACTACCATTAGAGCTCCTTTTTCAGGTATAGTGGATGATATCATCACTGAACAGGGAACGGTGGTAAGCGCCGGCCAGACTCCGGTTATTCGTTTGGTAAACCTAAACGACATGTATATAAGTGCAGAAATCCCGGAAGTATATCTGGGCAGTGTTTCGGAAGGAAAGGATGTTGAGGTGTTTTTCCCGGTACTTGGTGATACAGTTAACGCCAAGGTAAGACAGGTAGGGAATTATATTAACCCAACTAACCGAACTTTTAAGATAGAAGTAAATGTTCCTAACCAGAACAAAAAAATAAAGCCAAATCTAACGGCTAAATTAAAGATCAATGATTATAGCAATCCGGAGGCTATCCTAATTCCTCAAAGTGTTTTGTCTGAAAACGCAAATGGCGATCAATACGTCTACGTGGCGAGTAATATGAACGGAGAAAATGAAGCGGTGGCAAAACGAACTTTTGTAAATACCGGAAAGACTCAGGGAGATTATGTTGAAATACTTGATGGGATCTCCAATGGGGATACGGTAGTACGTGAAGGTGCACGAAGCGTAAAAGACGGGCAATCCATAAAAATCTTAAAGGTAGAAGTCGATGAGTAA